TTCTATTTCGATCTCGGATAGTAAGTAGATCTCCGTCCATAACCACTTTGCAACCGATTTCTGTAAGTTGTCCGAGGCTCAATATATTGGTCTTCAGACTTGGAATGTAGTATACTTGTGAAACGATCTTTTGTTCTTGATtcagacattccagtagtattgAACCTTTGCCTTTAATTTCTACGTGTGACCCATCACCGAATCGTACTTGCCCTGTCACAGTTTCATCTAATTCCTTGAAGTGACTTCGCACTCCTGTCATGTGGTTGCTTGCCCCGTTGTCTAAGTACCATAGATTCTTATCTTCTGAGGCGTAACTTGTTGGTTTTATACGTTCCTCGTTTAGCAGAGCCTTCTCTTGAACATTTTCTTCTTGTATTGTCATTAACAATATGGGTGCTTCGTCTTCCTCGACGAGGTTTGAATGTTCTTGCACTTCGTCTTTCTCAGAACAGTCCTTCATGTAGTGTCCAAACTTTTGACACTTAAAGCATTGGATCTTACTTAGGTCGGTTCTCGCAAACTTCCTCCAATTTCTAGAACTTCCATTTCTAGATCTAGATGTAGATCCTTCGTTTGTTTCTGGGACTTTGCCTATTTCCGTTGTTTCGCCAATTTCCACGTGTCTGGTTAAATCTACCACGACCGCGGTTTCCAGATTGCCTTCCTCTGGAGTTATCCTGATGTGTAAACATAAGCCTATCTTGGCTTTCTCCTTGATTTCCTTTCTTTAACTTGAGACGTTTTTCATACGTCTTTAGTCTTCCGACCGCTTCCTGTAGCGTCATGGTTTCTAGATCGGAGTATTGTTCCATAGAGGCAACGATTTGAGTAAACTTATCTGGTACGCCATTTAAGAGTTTGCGTACTAGAGTCGGTTGACTCATTGTCGTTCCTACTTCTGTTGCTCGGGTAACGATACTATTAATCTTTGCGGTAAACGAATCAATAGTGTCGTCATCCCTCATTTGCAACAATTCAAATTCTGACATTAGCGTGTGCATACGCGCCTTTTGTACCCGATCAACGCCAACGTGTCTAATCTTTAGATTATCCCAAATCTCCTTTGCAGTTTTACAACTTGCGACTTGCAATACAACGTCTTCTGGTATTGCTTGAAACAGATATGCAATGGCAGACTTATCTTTCTTAGTGTCTACCGTTGCATTTTCTGCCGGTTCAATCGTTTCCCACAAACCATTCGCTTCAAGAATCGTCTTGATACGAATAGCCCAAAccgtatagtttgttggtttcagaatcggacactgaaactgggaaaGAGAATTTCCATTTATCGGACTTTGCCCGGATGATCCTGCCATATCTTCCTGCCGAATAATCTTCACTTCTAATAAACTTTCTTTTGGTTTCAATATATCTCAACAACCCCGATTACCCGAATCGTGTAATAACCAAATAACCAAAAATCAAACTAATTCGCACTATAACCCCGGAATCAAAACAAACCCTAGATTCCTAACCGTTCGGTTCGACCGACTTTCCTAGAACCgaaaataaaaattctgaaatgAAACTTTTGCGAATTTAAACGAAAttgaaacctgatcgcgaattccctgcgatgccttgcgattcccacgcctagagcctgatgctctgataccaatttgttggcccgaacttggatcttgatctctaaatGAGCGTGAATAACTTGAATAACAATAACTTGTAATAAACGAATGAATGTTTACAAATCGAATGAGAGTATGTTACAAATGAATCTACAtgtccctatttatagttttctacGGGTACGAGTGAATACTTGCGTCTCTTCGTGAAAGGACACGTCTCTTGGATATGTGGTTGAGATTGAATCTTGAAGAGGTGCGTCGAATATTGTCCACTTAATCAACAGTCGCGTCCCTTTGTTCTTTGCCTTGCACCGATTCGAAATGGTGTGTGTGTAGAGACACACCCATTCGGTTATTAGGGTAGTTTCCAACTTCCATTTTGTCACTTCTGGTCCTCGTACTTTGTAACCGCTACTTAATAATAATTCAAACTAACTAACTATGTACATgatgttaagagattaaccggtttcattcacccccttaatctcGAACATCCATGAGTTGCTTTAAATCTTGAATTCCGAGCAGTTCCCTCATTGTAGCAAACTTGATCCTTGCTAATGCCTTTGTTAGTATATCTGCTCGTTGTAGTTCTCCGATTATGTGTTCCACAGTGATATCTTCGTTTTCCACGCATTCTCTTATGAAGTGATAGCGTGTGTCAATGTGCTTGCTTCTTCCATGAAAGACTGGATTTCTCATAAGTGCTATTGCTGAAACGTTATCTACTCTGAGTGTTATCTTCTCTTCCTTCCAGCCTGTGATTTCACTTAACAATCTTTTAAGCCATAGTGCTTGACATGCTGCTGCAGTGGCTGCGTCGAATATTGTCCACTTGAAGAGGTGCGTCGAATATTGTCCACTTGATCAACAGTCGCGTCCCTTTGTTCTTTGCCTTGCACCGATTCGAAATGGTGTGTGTGTAGAGACACACCCATTCGGTTATTAGGGTAGTTTCCAACTTCCATTTTGTCACTTCTGGTCCTCGTACTTTGTAAACGCTActtaataataattctaactaactaactatgtacatgatgttaagagattaaccggtttcattcacccccttaatctcGAACATCCATGAGTTGCTTTAAATCTTGAATTCCGAGCAGTTCCCTCATTGTAGCAAACTTGATCCTTGCTAATGCCTTTGTTAGTATATCTGCTCGTTGTAGTTCTCCGCTTATGTGTTCCACAGTGATATCTTCGTTTTCCACGCATTCTCTTATGAAGTGATAGCGTGTGTCAATGTGCTTGCTTCTTCCATGAAAGACTGGATTTCTCATAAGTGCTATTGCTGAAACGTTATCTACTCTGAGTGTTATCTTCTCTTCCTTCCAGCCTGTGATTTCACTTAACAATCTTTTAAGCCATAGTGCTTGACATGCTGCTGCAGTGGCTGCGTCGAATATTGTCCACTTGAAGAGGTGCGTCGAATATTGTCCACTTGATCAACAGTCGCGTCCCTTTGTTCTTTGCCTTGCACCGATTCGAAATGGTGTGTGTGTAGAGACACACCCATTCGGTTATTAGGGTAGTTTCCAACTTCCATTTTGTCACTTCTGGTCCTCGTACTTTGTAACCGCTACTTAATAATAATTCAAACTAACTAACTATGTACATgatgttaagagattaaccggTTTCAAAAACACATATTACCCCAGAAGCAGTGGTTGTCATAGAGCATGCTGAGATGAATTGGGGGCTGCCACTTCCTGCCATGATCCAGTACTTGCTCACTTGCTGGTGTAGCTTCTCAACGGTTAATAACTTTCCGGTTGAGTGAAGGTTGTCTATTAATTCTTTTTCATGAACTTCTTGGTATTTTAGTTCTATAATTTGTTTGGATTTTAGGATCGCTAAAGATGAAGATACAAGTATTATCAACAACAAGAGCAACAAAGCCACATCGAGTATGGCTATTGTTTTCATTACCTGATCATTAAGAGACCATAATTccgttgcctcatattcaaagTCATATACATCTTTAAGTAATTCAATATCAAACTTATTGTTGGGAATATTTCCAACAACACCAGTAGATATTTGGATGCAAATATTTACCACCAAGGTTATTACTAGAACACCCAAAGCTATGACGTTTGTCAAAAGCTCATTGCTGTTCATGGTTGCTAAAGAAGGCAAGAAATTAGCCATTATAGGGCACATAAAGGCGATGCTTCCAAGCTTTGCCACTTGGTCCACAACACCAGGCATAGAACCACTTAGATCCACTGGTAACTTCATCGCTACAGTTATCCCGGCGAGAGTAACAGCATTAATAGGAAAGTATTTAACCGGGAACCATAGCTTTTTGCTCCGAAAACCATGTACTAAATCAAACCCCATTGCAATGATGCAAAACAGGGATGCGAAAAGGATGTAGTACCCAATCACTTCCAGAGGTTCGCCATACTTTTTCTCCAGATCTGATTCATATATAGAGATCTTGAACCTTGTCAAGTTTCTTACAACATCGTCAGGAGTTTTGGTTTGGTTTAGTCGATCCATAAGATCGAGGTATTCTAATGTATTATTGAAAACCATAACTATGTTCCTAGCTTCTCAGGAAAGAAATGAGTTTTTGATTAAGATACGTTGAAGTTGGGATTAGTTTTGAGAAAGAGTTGGGTATAACTTGTAGTATTACAAACCATGTATATATAGAGAGAAAGAACAGAGAATGAAGGACTTAAGACCATAATTAATTAAGGGAAAATCACTAAATATGTAATTGAAGAAGACATTTGACAATTGTAAGTAGTAACATTTGAGTTTTGTCTCCCAAACCAAAGATCCAACCTGTATTGATATAACCTATTTTAACATGTTATCTAACTCGTCTATATTACATGTATCTCGTGTAACATGCCATATATAATTTTTCCTGCTACTTACTTTCATCTTGGTGTTGTCAACTCACTCAGGGGCGGATCCAgcccatatttgtgggttttcaGAAACCCAGTGCGTttgaaaaaaatggaaaaaaataatAAGAACCTTAtagaatttagaaaaaaatagtgagaattgaAGAAAAATTACTAAAAGAAACCCATTACAATAAAATCCTGTATCACTATTTACTAAAAGAAACTCACTAACAAGGTCCCACTAAGTGGAATACTTTCTGGTCACTCATAAGTGGAATACTTTAACTTTAGCATTCCCTCGTCACTCATAAGTGGAATACTTTCTGGTCCCAATATGTGCTATTTAGTAATTCTTGTATTTTTAATAATTCTACATACTGTATATAAGGGTAACATATTTTGTATCACTTTCTTAATTTAAAGGTTTATAGGATGAATATGGTATGATATAAGACACATGCCTCTTAGAGGGGAGACTGCTCGAGATTTTAAGTAGGTTTATTTAAATAcgtgtttttttgtttttttttttcgtgtttttttttttttttttttttttttgctttaaaTGCATCTCATCGGTCAATTATTGGGGCAGATGCTTTTTAGAAGTGTTTTCAACGTAGTGTT
The sequence above is drawn from the Helianthus annuus cultivar XRQ/B chromosome 12, HanXRQr2.0-SUNRISE, whole genome shotgun sequence genome and encodes:
- the LOC110892305 gene encoding uncharacterized protein LOC110892305; the protein is MAGSSGQSPINGNSLSQFQCPILKPTNYTVWAIRIKTILEANGLWETIEPAENATVDTKKDKSAIAYLFQAIPEDVVLQVASCKTAKEIWDNLKIRHVGVDRVQKARMHTLMSEFELLQMRDDDTIDSFTAKINSIVTRATEVGTTMSQPTLVRKLLNGVPDKFTQIVASMEQYSDLETMTLQEAVGRLKTYEKRLKLKKGNQGESQDRLMFTHQDNSRGRQSGNRGRGRFNQTRGNWRNNGNRQSPRNKRRIYI